From one Cyprinus carpio isolate SPL01 chromosome B3, ASM1834038v1, whole genome shotgun sequence genomic stretch:
- the LOC109059912 gene encoding sphingosine 1-phosphate receptor 1-like, which translates to MEASYAASAAVPPTLPSITSSPGYLLRMFREYQSNAVIVAHYNYTGKLKENKYRDGLKPEAIVFLIICLLIVVENAIVLVAIWKNKKFHMPMYYLLGSLTLSDLLAGFTYMVNILTSGANTLKMTPVLWFLREGGVFITLSASVISLLAIAIERHVTMVRMKPYQGAKRGRMFGLIVASWALSVLLGILPIMGWNCIGQLDECSTVLPLYAKSFILFCITVFSLVLMSIVVLYVRIFRIVKANTQRLGCGPQRKGLAKKSQKYLALLKTVTIVLGVFIACWLPLFVLLLLDFCCPAQSCEVLLKADYFLGIAMINSLLNPIIYTLTSKDMRRAILRLVCSYCLISKDGQVKKFGMSFLDCSTSKVEVASHRPEGLETTVSSGNFTPTTIKTIYPRILKS; encoded by the coding sequence ATGGAAGCTTCATATGCTGCTAGCGCCGCCGTTCCTCCAACTCTGCCATCGATCACCTCGTCTCCAGGTTACCTGCTCAGAATGTTTCGGGAGTATCAAAGCAACGCCGTCATTGTGGCTCATTACAACTACACTGGAAAGCTGAAAGAGAACAAATACCGGGACGGACTGAAACCCGAGGCCATTGTGTTTCTCATCATCTGTCTTCTCATTGTGGTGGAAAATGCCATTGTTTTGGTGGCAATATGGAAGAACAAAAAATTCCACATGCCCATGTACTACCTGTTGGGCAGCTTGACGCTCTCTGATTTGCTTGCAGGCTTCACCTACATGGTGAACATCCTGACTTCGGGTGCAAACACTCTCAAAATGACTCCAGTGCTGTGGTTTCTACGAGAAGGTGGGGTGTTTATCACACTTTCTGCATCTGTCATCAGTCTCCTCGCTATAGCTATCGAGCGGCATGTCACGATGGTCCGGATGAAGCCGTATCAAGGGGCCAAGCGTGGCCGAATGTTCGGTTTGATTGTTGCAAGTTGGGCTCTTTCAGTGCTCCTCGGCATTCTCCCGATCATGGGCTGGAATTGCATTGGACAGCTGGATGAATGCTCCACCGTCTTGCCTCTTTATGCCAAGAGCTTCATCCTCTTCTGCATTACCGTGTTCAGCCTGGTGCTGATGTCCATTGTGGTGCTCTACGTGCGCATCTTCCGCATTGTGAAGGCCAACACCCAGCGGTTAGGCTGCGGTCCTCAGCGCAAAGGTCTGGCCAAGAAGTCCCAGAAGTATCTGGCTCTGCTAAAGACAGTCACCATCGTTCTCGGGGTCTTCATCGCCTGCTGGTTGCCTCTCTTTGTGCTCCTTCTGCTGGACTTCTGCTGCCCTGCTCAAAGCTGCGAGGTGCTGCTCAAGGCGGACTACTTCCTGGGTATCGCCATGATCAACTCGCTCCTAAACCCCATCATTTACACCCTAACTAGTAAAGACATGCGGAGAGCTATTCTGAGACTGGTCTGCAGCTACTGTCTGATATCAAAAGATGGACAGGTGAAGAAGTTTGGCATGTCTTTCCTGGACTGTAGCACCAGTAAGGTAGAGGTGGCGTCTCACAGGCCGGAGGGCTTGGAAACGACCGTCTCCTCTGGGAACTTCACACCAACCACCATTAAAACTATTTACCCGAGGATATTGAAGAGCTGA
- the LOC122136587 gene encoding kinetochore protein Spc24-like isoform X1, giving the protein MDCAFLESAPSNRRQFEIRINGACRRSVINADMSQNDAMHKDDLEKSGEALIEFIESSKAESILRGAREKLQEFFDHHVLTKKTTTELLNDLVHAEEVVGQKLLDLEQLKSQMAQEVERMEQEVQRSLSKSQILDSEQEFLLKELERLRDTEQEIQTLQQEVDEDTTEVIPSAIYIAQLYYKVTKIKLEVDTEPHILRGVHYGMDVATPINIDTSTRSACEISDDLWSLVTTEW; this is encoded by the exons ATGGATT gcgCGTTTCTGGAAAGCGCCCCAAGTAACAGGCGCCAGTTTGAAATCCGGATAAACGGCGCATGCAGAAG GAGCGTTATTAATGCAGACATGTCCCAGAACGATGCGATGCATAAGGATGACCTTGAGAAATCAGGGGAAGCGTTGATCGAGTTCATCGAGAGCAGCAAGGCAGAGAGCATTCTTCGAGGAGCGCGAGAGAAGCTGCAGGAGTTCTTTGACCACCACGTCCTGACCAAGAAGACCACAACCGAGCTCTTAAATG ATCTTGTACATGCGGAGGAAGTGGTCGGCCAGAAGCTTCTGGATTTAGAGCAGCTTAAGAGCCAAATGGCACAGGAGGTCGAGAGGATGGAGCAGGAAGTACAGCGGAGCCTCTCCAAAAGCCAAATCCTGGACTCGGAGCAGGA ATTCTTGCTGAAAGAGCTGGAAAGACTCCGAGATACTGAGCAAGAAATTCAAACTCTGCAACAGGAAGTGGATGAGGACACGACCGAGGTCATTCCTTCAGCCAT ATACATCGCTCAGCTCTACTATAAAGTAACCAAGATAAAGTTGGAGGTGGACACAGAGCCACACATACTGAGAGGAG TTCACTACGGCATGGATGTGGCAACCCCCATTAACATAGACACATCCACCCGCTCAGCCTGTGAGATCAGCGATGACCTGTGGAGCCTGGTTACTACTGAATGGTAG
- the LOC122136587 gene encoding kinetochore protein Spc24-like isoform X2: MSQNDAMHKDDLEKSGEALIEFIESSKAESILRGAREKLQEFFDHHVLTKKTTTELLNDLVHAEEVVGQKLLDLEQLKSQMAQEVERMEQEVQRSLSKSQILDSEQEFLLKELERLRDTEQEIQTLQQEVDEDTTEVIPSAIYIAQLYYKVTKIKLEVDTEPHILRGVHYGMDVATPINIDTSTRSACEISDDLWSLVTTEW; encoded by the exons ATGTCCCAGAACGATGCGATGCATAAGGATGACCTTGAGAAATCAGGGGAAGCGTTGATCGAGTTCATCGAGAGCAGCAAGGCAGAGAGCATTCTTCGAGGAGCGCGAGAGAAGCTGCAGGAGTTCTTTGACCACCACGTCCTGACCAAGAAGACCACAACCGAGCTCTTAAATG ATCTTGTACATGCGGAGGAAGTGGTCGGCCAGAAGCTTCTGGATTTAGAGCAGCTTAAGAGCCAAATGGCACAGGAGGTCGAGAGGATGGAGCAGGAAGTACAGCGGAGCCTCTCCAAAAGCCAAATCCTGGACTCGGAGCAGGA ATTCTTGCTGAAAGAGCTGGAAAGACTCCGAGATACTGAGCAAGAAATTCAAACTCTGCAACAGGAAGTGGATGAGGACACGACCGAGGTCATTCCTTCAGCCAT ATACATCGCTCAGCTCTACTATAAAGTAACCAAGATAAAGTTGGAGGTGGACACAGAGCCACACATACTGAGAGGAG TTCACTACGGCATGGATGTGGCAACCCCCATTAACATAGACACATCCACCCGCTCAGCCTGTGAGATCAGCGATGACCTGTGGAGCCTGGTTACTACTGAATGGTAG
- the LOC109063881 gene encoding protein KRI1 homolog, whose protein sequence is MSNLKINTKFAEKYEKYRQKEELQRLKDRYGDRDDEDSPDSSSSDSDESEVELDPKLDRDFYRTLSLLKKKDPKIYQKDARFYTEETSASGSDDQPSTSKKSEKPMFLKDYERKVILERGGKYDDDEEEEDDSADEEVSRKMQKRAASPTYIQEQKELQESFRKFVQDSDDEDSDVDRQLLRRRTKTQEEKDSEEADYVEWLKGQAELEGEEEVKDMKYLRDYWNNPELDERESFLRDYMLNKGYLEEDEDRIPTYNELMQDDVDDSEEEGESFLHKQEDFERHYNFRFEEPDAGKIKTYPRKIATSVRSKDDRRKRKREEVKERKKKEKEQKQQQLKELKNLKRAEIMDKLKKLQELTGNEKLAFNDVDLEGDFDPQQHDQLMQKFFGDEYYGENEEEKPQFDDDDDLAENWNWDTWVGNEENEDEYGDEEDYTAEEDYAPGCEDPDFIMDADYDPSQQPISKKKRKKEKQEKKKKTKEDAPLMGKKRKKSHFAEIITKNKPVFDPKEKTFEQYLDEYYKLDYEDVIDDLPCRFRYREVVPNDFGLTTDEILKADESELNRWCSLRKTCMYRSEREELCDVKNFQIKARNNKKKEQVFVSLYNENEGEEELKEPKGKVGKKRRDRLKRSEVNMEKRDLTEDASESTVVDGLVQTDPQELEEVTVQDEGEDDEEFLVPKKKMKREETSVTPKEELAEERTGKPHWLKKKTKRRGGRLLSRSMTVKMAGREFSRQRLQAYGLNPKRLHFRELYRQKRKEREKREKQQKKSKQ, encoded by the exons ATGTCGAACCTCAAGATTAATACGAAGTTTGCAGAAAAATATGAGAAATACCGTCAGAAAGAAGAACTGCAGAGGC TGAAGGATCGCTATGGAGACCGAGATGATGAAGATTCCCCAGACTCCTCCAGCTCTGACTCAGATGAGAGTGAAGTG gAGCTGGACCCAAAGCTGGACAGAGATTTTTACAGAACGCTGTCACTGCTGAAGAAGAAAGATCCGAAGATCTATCAGAAGGATGCCAGATTCTACACAGAAGAGA CATCTGCATCAGGCAGCGATGATCAACCGTCCACTTCAAAAAAGTCTGAGAAACCCATGTTCCTGAAGGACTATGAGAGGAAAGTCATCCTGGAGAGAGGAGG aaaatatgatgatgatgaggaggaagaggatgacaGTGCTGATGAAGAAGTCTCCAGAAAGATGCAGAAG AGAGCTGCGTCTCCCACCTACATCCAAGAACAGAAGGAACTACAGGAAAG TTTTCGAAAGTTTGTGCAAGACAGCGATGATGAGGACAGTGACGTTGACAGACAGCTGCTGAGACGGAGAACCAAAACACAAGAGGAGAAG GACAGCGAGGAAGCCGACTATGTGGAATGGCTGAAGGGTCAGGCGGAGCTGGAGGGGGAGGAGGAAGTTAAGGACATG AAATACCTGCGCGACTACTGGAACAACCCCGAGCTGGACGAGAGAGAGTCTTTCCTGCGAGATTACATGCTCAACAAGGGCTATCTGGAGGAGGATGAAGATAG GATCCCCACCTATAATGAGCTGATGCAGGATGATGTGGATGACTCGGAGGAAGAAGGAGAATCATTCCTGCATAAACAGGAAGACTTTGAGAGGCATTACAACTTCCGCTTTGAGGAGCCTGATGCTGGAAAG ATCAAAACATATCCTCGCAAAATCGCCACATCTGTCCGAAGCAAAGATGACAgaaggaagaggaagagggaggaggtgaaagagaggaagaaaaag GAGAaggagcagaagcagcagcagctgaAGGAGCTGAAGAACCTGAAGCGAGCAGAAATCATGGACAAACTGAAGAAACTGCAGGAGCTGACAGGAAATGAGAAGCTGGCCTTCAATGATGTCGACCTGGAGGGAGACTTTGACCCCCAGCAACACGACCAACTCATGCAG AAGTTCTTTGGGGATGAATACTATGGAGAGAACGAGGAAGAGAAACCACAGTTTGATGATGACGATGATTTAGCAG AAAACTGGAACTGGGACACATGGGTTGGTAATGAGGAAAATGAGGACGAGTATGGAGATGAGGAAGATTATACTGCGGAGGAAGACTATGCGCCCGGCTGTGAAGATCCTGACTTTATA ATGGATGCTGACTATGACCCAAGTCAACAGCCCATTTctaaaaagaagagaaagaaagagaaacaggagaagaaaaagaagaccAAAGAGGACGCCCCTCTAATgggaaagaagaggaagaagtccCACTTTGCAGAGATCATCACCAAAAACAAGCCAGTCTTTGATCCAA AGGAGAAAACCTTTGAGCAGTATCTGGACGAGTACTATAAACTGGATTACGAGGACGTGATTGATGACTTACCATGCAGATTTCGCTATAGAGAAGTTGTACCGAATGACTTCGGTCTGACCACTGATGAG ATCCTGAAAGCAGATGAAAGTGAGTTGAACCGCTGGTGCTCGCTGAGGAAGACCTGCATGTACAG GTCAGAGAGGGAGGAGCTATGTGACGTGAAGAACTTCCAGATCAAAGCACGGAATAACAAGAAGAAAGAGCAAGTATTTGTGTCCTTGTATAATGA GAACGAAGGCGAGGAGGAGCTGAAGGAGCCCAAGGGGAAGGTGGGTAAGAAGAGAAGGGATCGTCTGAAGAGGTCTGAGGTCAATATGGAGAAGAGAGATCTGACAGAAGATGCGTCTGAAAGCACTGTAGTAGATGGCTTAGTCCAAACAGACCCCCAGGAGCTGGAAGAAGTCACTGTACAGGACGAAGGGGAGGATGACGAGGAGTTCCTGGTTCCTAAGAAGAAGATGAAGCGGGAGGAGACTTCTGTAACGCCGAAAGAGGAGCTGGCCGAGGAAAGGACTGGAAAACCTCATTGGCTTAAAAAGAAAACGAAGCGCCGAGGTGGACGCCTTCTCTCCAGGTCCATGACGGTGAAGATGGCTGGAAGAGAGTTCAGCAGACAGAGACTGCAAGCCTACGGGCTCAATCCAAAGAGACTCCACTTCAGAGAGCTGTACAGACAGAAGAGGAAAGAGCGGGAGAAAAGGGAAAAGCAGCAGAAAAAGAGCAAACAGTGA